The genomic region cccccgccccccctttccccatgatGAGTGCAAGAGCTAAGCGACTAAGCACCCGGCCaccatcccaccgctgccacccaaTACCTCCGCACGCCAGcaaccgccgccaccgccgccgccgccagctaGCCAGTCAACCACACACACCCGCGTGGCCCCTATATGACCTGTTCGCACGCCACGCCTGCGTTTAAAACACTCGCGGGACCTGTCGTCTGGGCAGGGGctagggttgagggaggggggaggggggtaagggttagggtgatgtggagggggagggtcgtACCtccattttgctctctctctatttctttctctttctttccctctctcttattatcttattattatttttttttgttttagtttattttttattgtatctctctttcttcctctatctcttctgtttctgtttttttttttttttttttttttttgtctatttttattatctcctccccctcttctttctctctctctctctctctatctctctatctctctatctatctacctgtctctccagccactctttcctctctctctctttctcttttccccaatTCCTatattccttcccccctccttacaaacctcttcgctctctttcgttTCTGTCTCCTTTGTTCCCCCCcttttcgccccctccccttctccccctcctcttctcctctcccctccccttccccttcttccttctcccccaccccttctcccttcccctcccctcccccttcccttctccccctgagACATAAAGGGGGCGATCTTAGGGTAGGAAGAAGGGCTGAGGGTTTAGGGTTTTAGGGTCGGGCCCGGGGGCATTAGGGTGAGTGAAGGCGACCGTCATGGAATGCGTTAGTGCCTTGTCATCGGTGacaaatggaaggaggggagaggggaagggagtgatgaggggaaagggaaggaggggaaaagggtgaggatgTTATaggtaaagaggggggagggggaagggggggagaggggaaaggaatgaggaaaggataGGTAAcaaggggggaatgggaaggaggtaaagaagaagggagggacggaagaagtgacgaggggaaagaaagaggaaggaaggaaagaaaagggggagagaaggggaagtgaggtaagtgaggaggggagaggggaggcaattgaggaggggggagggggaggggggtggggagaaaggaaggggaaaagttaCATATAATTTGCTGTCGTATTCATTACGCCTTCAATCTTCttgctgtgtgcgtgtatgtgtgtgtttgtgtgtgtgtgtgtgtttgtgtgtgtgtgtgtgtgtttgtgtgtgtgtgtgtgtgtttgtgtgtctgtgtgtgtttgtgtgcgtgtgtgtgtttgtgtgtgtgtgtgtgtgtgtgtgtgtgtgtgtgtgtgtgtgtgtgtacgtgtgtgtgtttgtgtgtgtgtgtgtgtgtgtgtctgtgtgtttgtgcgcgtgtgcgtatgtgtgtgtgtgtgtctgtgtatttcttgtatttatatgtgcgagTGTACGTATaggatgtatttgtatgtgtatttatacgtgtgtgtttgtgtgtgaaatatgaaGTATTTATCAATCGCTTATATCGTGATGCTAAATAGTGCTAACAGTTTTACAGTCAAATAATCAGTCTTTATTCACACCGtatgattaatatcaatattaatgaccacaccatttaatttaaaaaaaaaaaaaaaaaaacagtccaattATAAATCTTAAAAAATCGTGAATTAGATTTGAAATTTGATGGTGATggcgcatagaaaacgggaatattaCCTGTTGCATATCACAGACTATTTTAAATTCCATTCGCCCGCCTTAATTATATCATTTATACAGAAAGTGGCACTCCCATTATTCGCTTGGCATGGTTGCAACCTTGCAATTAAAGAAATTTAttggtgagtttttttttctgttgaatacTTAGGGCATTTTGACTCgtgattttgtttcattattatgtaactatttttaattattatcattagttcctaatcaatataatgagaatgataattaatatcatggttattaccagtaatattatcgttattaccttgttttctttatcatcaataatagtGTGATGTGCTATGTTATGACGTTTTATTGTGGATAGTATGGTGTTTTAGAGTGCAACATGGTTTTTGAAACTGTTAAAGAATGCATTATTATTCATTAGAGCGTTTCTTTTATTGTGTGAGGTACGATATATTCCTTTAAAATATATTCTGGTATGATTATATAATGCAGCACCAGTATTCTGACGTGTTTTTATGGTGCTTTGGTATAATGCTCTATGGTGTCTGGGTGTCATATGTTATAATACTTTGGTATGTTCGTATAGTGCTTAAGTATGCTGTTTCTATGGTGTTTAGGCGTAAAATCCTTTGGTATAAACTTATGGTGCTTAAACATGGTGTTTATGATGTAATAAGTTTTTGGATGCGTTTATAGTGTTTAAAATACACTAGTCTTTTATGTAAAATGCTATAGTAAGTTCGAATGGTGcctatatacatttttctctatGCGGTATGTTCATGCGGTGCTTAAAATGACTTTGCTCTATGCGGTATGTTCATGCGGTGCTTAAAAACGGCGTTCATCTATGCGGTATGTCCATGCGGTCTCTACGCACGGCATTCTTCGCTCTAATATGCTCCGGTATGTTTTATGGTGCTTCAGTATGGTGTTTTATGGTGTGCATTGGCCTGGCGTGCGTCGTGGCGTGCGGCAAAATCATCGCCCAGGTTTACTTTCCGCTACAATGGTTTGTCGACTGGCCACGCTTAGCGATAGGGTCTTGTTTTTTTccgttgtttatttttcatttttttttttttattcttttttttttttttttggcgggaaaagagGGGTCGTTTTTCGTGCgtgtttttattttgaaatttgTCGGTggattcgttttgttttgttttatgttgttattttttttattattattatttttttttagaatttatgtatttttctttcttttttttctttctaatattattttaacttttttttctctctgttctggttcctccctcgtctttcctcccccccccccctgttcctcatctcttctctctcttctgttccttcttttcttcctccccttccttgttcgtctcttttctttctttttctcccatccactacctcttcctcctcctcagagtcgtcattgtcctcctcctcctcctcctttcctcctcctcctcctcctcctcctcctcctcttcgcctcctctctttcccctccaccttccttcttcctcctccctcctatcctccttcctccctctcctcctccttcctccttccttcctcccacctctcctccttcctccctctcttcctcctccctcctccctctcctcattcctccttcttcctccttcccctccacctccaccacctcctcttcctccttcctccttcctcttaattcctccctccttcctcctcctccttcctcctcctccttcctccctccttccttcctccctatccctccttcctctttctccctccttcttccctccctccccctccctcttcattcctcttcccctccacctcctccctccccctccctccttcctccttcctccctcctccctccctccctccttcctccttcctccttccctccctccttccctccctccttccatcctccatcctccctccttccttcctccttccttcctcctttctccttccatccccctccttccttcctccatcctccttcctccttcctcctcgcccgcCAGATCCCAGCATGTGAACCGCAGTAATTTTCCCCCAAACTTATTTTATGGACTCGGTGATATTCTGAAGATGATTTATGCTGTCATTAGAACGAAGAAGTTGACAGCTTATCACGCAGATTTACCCCAACGAGActctagggggggaggggagggggaggggggaggggaaggtacggggggaagggaaggagggaggagggaggagggtggataggagggagggagggaggagggagggagggagggaggagggaggagggaggagggatggtagTGAGGGGGCGgacgggaaaggaggaggaggaggaggaggggagaatgggaagggaggggggaggggaggaggaggggtggaggaaggggggcgggaagaggaggggaaacgtGTGCAAATAGAGttacctcatttttttctctctctttttctttcattggaTTTATTGCTTtctcctgtttatttgtttgttttatgtcgttttttttattattattgattttgtaaagttttatttttattcttctttcgctatttctgttttcttcatcttatttccattcaaataattgtataattatgtgtttgtttaattattcatGATTAAATtggaaaacagacacacacacacacacacacacacacacacacacacacacacacacacacacacacacacatacacacacacatacacacacacacaaaaccacttaCACCAAAATGTCAGTCTATATATTAGTATGCGTGTTTATTTTAAGTGAATGTGTGCAATTTGAcaagtataaaaacaaaaaaattatcggTAGGCGAAATTAAGGTCACTAAGCAGGCGACCACTGATAGCGCCTGTAAATTATCCCAAGTCGATTGCGAAAATGTGCGCATGttgaatgtttaaaaaaatatatgttctctctccttttcttcattctttctctgtttctctttctgttgctctttattcttgactctctgtctctgtctctctttctttgactttgtctctctctctctctttctctttctctctctctctctctctctatctatctatctctctctttttttctctttctctctttctctctctctctctctctctctctctctctctctctctctctctctctctctctctctctctctctctctctctctctctctccccctctccctctccctctttctccctctccctctccctccctctccctctccctccatctctctttctccctccctcttacaaacacactcaccatctccctctctccctctctccccgcaggCCTCGTCGACACAGGATGGGCGGGCTACCCACCCACGGGCTACCCACCTTCGTACCTCGGCTCCTCCTTGCCCGCATGCCCGTCTGGACACGCCCACACCGCCCACCACGCCCACATGCCCTCGTTGCAGTCAGCTACTCAGAGAGAAGTGATGGAGACCGCGGCGGCGACTGCGAGTCATCACGGCTGTGAGTTTTCCTCTCGTCCTCGGGTTTGCTCTCGTtttatgcccctctctctctttcttcttattcttattctccttcttattatttcttcttcttcttcttcttcttcttctgttcctctccctcacctcatccctcttcgtattcttattcttctcctcttccttctattcctctttctacctctccttctccttattcttattattctcctcattcttcatctattcctctttcttattctccctttccctcttcattatcgtttctctttctttttctccttctccttctcactctcctccttctcctattcctccttcttactctccttcttcttctgttccttatttctccatctccttctattccctctacttctccttcttcttcttcttcttcttcttcttcttcttcttcttcttcttcttccaattttccttctccctctccctcttcttctttcctacttGCTCTCTgtcatattctctccctctctccttttcttattctctctctcactcttttatatCCTGTTTCTCATTcgtttaatttctctcattaagATTTTGTAGTTTTATATCTGTTTCTGTTGCTATTTctacacctcttcttcttcttcttcttcttcttcttcttccttctctctatctacgcttcttctttcccctcttctcctcatccccggTTTTCCTTTTTATGCATTTGCTTCATCTTCCGTCTCCTGCCGTTTGCCTTTTGCAtgaacacgcacacccacacacagatatatatatatatatatatatatatatatatacatatatatatatatatatatatgtgtgtgtgtgtgtgtgtgtgtgtgtgtgtgtgtgtgtgtgtgtgagtatatatgtatatatatatatatatatatatatatatatatatatatatgtatatatatatatatatatatatatatatatatatatatatatatatgtatatatatatatatatatatatatatatatatatgtatgtatgtgtgtatatatatatatatatatatatatatatatatatatatatatatatatgctggaccgagaactttctcattctttttcttttttctccagccCTTTCTTTCTAAAGTAAATGCAATATTCTTAGTACAGTAGATGTAACGAAAAGGCCCAACCCCTTTCCAAGCAACACGACTAAACTCCCGCCGCCTTCCTCTCCCGCAGTGCTCTCCGAGGCCCTGGGCGGCGACGCGAACCTGGCGCTGGCGAAGGACCTCCTGCCGGCGACGCCGTCCGTTCTCCCGCCGTCCGTGTCCGTCGCCACGTCCTTGAGTATGCTCGGGGGCGGAGTCAGCGTGCTGGGGGGCGGGGCTTCGACGATAGGGGGCGGGGCCAACATGCTAGGGGCCGGCGTCAACGTGCTCGGGGGCGGAGCCAGCGtgctgggcgggggagggggcggagggggagggggcagcgggATGTACCTGAATCCGCCCGTGCTGCCGGCGTCCCTCCTCTACACCTCCCTGTGCTCCGCCCTCCCGCACACGCCCACTTCGCAGGCGCCGCCCCTCTCTACGCCCTCCCGCGAGGACCTGCTCCGCCCCTCGAGCTCGGCGACAGGCCTCCCCCTCCCTGGCCTCGGGGGCCTCAGCTCCCTGCCCGGCCACCCCCCGCGTCCCCCCGACCCCGTGTGGCGCCCCTACTGACCCTGGATCAGCCACGGGCGCCGGGGTCGTGTGGGGGCGCGCCCATGACCCGCGGCGGGCGGCCTGTATGAACTCCGATTGCCTTCGatcgagaaaaggaaaggaaaaggaaacgccAGCCGCAGCCTGAGGACTggagtcgccgccgccgccaagtCGGGAGGAaggctgacctttgacctgagcTGAAAATCAACCGAACTCTCTTCCTGAAGTCTCACTCTAATGAACCCAGTTTATGCGCTGGATGTGACGATATCAGTGACGTCATTGTGAAAGTGTGACGTCATCAGAGAGATTTGATATTTGTGACGTGTTTACAGAGGTGTGACGACATTAATGACGTCATTAGGAAAGCGTGACAacattaatgacgtcatcaaggcggcaaagacgagggaagagaaggaatactGGCCTATTCCTATTCGTCATTTCCTACTTTCGACgacgaaatataaacaaaaaataaactaagtgagaaaataaagataacaaaaaaaaaagatacaccaAAGACAGGTCATACTAACTTTAACGTGCCTTAAAAAAAGAGTCAGTGAAGCTTCCATATTGACGAGAAGAAGCTCGCGTGATGAAGCTTTTTACCTGAGCGAATAacgagcgtattttttttttttttttcgaaaccggGTTCAAATGACTCTGTAACTGCTTCTGTAATGCCACTATGATGCGTGTACAATTTGTTACTacatttataaaagaaaatgttttttgtaTGAGTTAGTGAAGACTAGATGTTTTTATGACCATATTTGTAGCGtgctggtgtatgtgtgtatatattatataaatggatatgtttgtctgtatgaaatATAAGAGTTCCCAAGAGTGTACAGTTTCttcacttttccctttttctgcgATGAAAAACCTGGACTAAATCCCGCCACGCGTGTAAACACagccacgcacacatatgtatatgtgtatatatatgcatacatacatatatatatatacatatatatgcgtatatacatatatactcacacaaacacacacacacacacacacacacacacacacacacacacacacacacacacatatatgcatacactcacaaatgcacacacacactcatacacacactcacacacacacgcacacacacacacacacacacacaaacacacacgcatgcacatatatataaacacatttatattatcatgtcattattatgtatgtatatatatatacatatatacatacacaaacacacacacacacacacacacacacagacacacacagacacacacatatatatatgtatatgtgtgtgtgtatgtgtgatagctacatgatgataacaataataattaaaataattgtagtaataaaataagtaacaataataatgataatgataataataataataataattataacaattagaataataataataataataataataacaacagcaacataatgataatgatgatgataataataatagtaataataatgataataataatgatgatgataacgattacgataatgataatgatgatgataataataataataataataataataataataataataataataataataatgataataataatgataaaaataataataacaacaataataataataataatgataataataataacgataacatgatgaagatgataataataataataataataataataacaacgacaataataattatattattgataacaatagtaatgataaaataataataaggataataagaacaagaacaatattaatgataatgataaccatattgataacaacagcagcagcaacaactgtaatgataatgatagtaataataatgataataatgataataatcacattgataataataatattaataataatgataatgatgatgaagatgataataataatagtgataataataatgataataataataataataataataataatagtaataataacaataacaacaataataataacaatattaataatgataataataataataataatagcagtaataaccataacaataataatagtaaaaataaaaataatttcaatctcaatctcaataataacaatagcaataataatggaaattataacaataaattatgttgttaaaatggtactaataatgaacagtaataatagtaacaataactttaataataatagtaaacacttAAACAATACTAGTTACaaactaatacaaaaaaaaaagttaatgtcaacaacaacagtaatgaaaaatactAAATAAGCAACAAAGTgcctgataacaacaataacaaaaacaacaaaaacaatgataacagacaCACCACCAGTAGCCTTTGCTTACGTCATTAAAGCATGTCCTCCGCCCAGGTTAAAGATTCATTCGTCTGCCTTTTCCTCGCCGGTGGCTGAGAATAATTGACTGCTTACCGCGATGTCATTTTGTCCCTGTAAAACCTCTCGTGTGTGTCATCATGTGTCATCTGGGCAAGGGCGGCCAGCAGATGCCCGCCCCGAGcagtgttttttttgggggggtaattATTAAAGACACTTGCGGTCGCACATGACAGACTTGAAGGAGTTATTGAGATGGAAAGGTTGGTATCGATTATTCCATTCCGATCGAAGTTTTAATCAAAAAGATTTGTtaaaatgatattatcattagttaaaACGATCGGTCTTTCACAAATGAATCTCGAAATGAGTATCACAGTGTTTCAAAGCTTCTGAAGTGACTGGCCGGCCCGCGGCACCACCTGTCGCTGCCTAAGGGCGTGAAAAATTGGCTCGCCTATCGCAGGCCTATAAACGCAGGTCATAAAACATATCAGCCCGGACTCAGAACAGCTAGTGTGGTCTGGCGGTGGTCATTAACATATAGATTACGATAGTTAAGAAACGAATGATGTAGGTGACACTTCTCCGGCTCCTCTTCGGTTTCCTTGCGTGTCCcagcgttttttcttttctttttctttttttcttttcttttctctctctttttggcagTCAAAAAAAATGTCTATCATAATTTATTGAAATATTCGTACATTCGTAAAGATTATCAATCAGGATCCCTAACCATCAGCTTTTGTTATTCTAAGCAAATAAATTAAACTAAACACTCATGTGATAATCTTTTAATAACAATAGTTTCCGCATCAATGCCCGTTTTCTATCAGCAAAGTCTTCAAGGATGAGAGACAGACTGCGTGTTCCTGTCGAACTTAATGGCTTGCTATAAAACTTGATATTTGAGCCTCAATACCAATCCTGAGGTTGTTTaacgaagagaaacaaagacaaccgAACAGCGCGGGTGGcacaaggttttttttttgttttgtttttttgttccgcGTCATATCATTTGACGTTCTCAGGACCATGTACTTTTTTTGGCGGGAAGGTTGTTAATCTACTTGATATATATTACCCCTTTTCAGTCAAATTATAACCAGTAGTACCTCTAACGTGAAGCATGTTAAACTCTTTTAATGTCCGCAAGTTTATTCTGATCTAATTTCCTAATCTTTGCAATATTTAAGGAGATACAGACTTTAAGTAAGAAAGAGGCATGACTTAAAGGAAGGTGTAAAAGAAGTTAGACTTTGGATTAAAGGGCAATTTTTAAATcaatgtacttatttatttatctatttagtcatttatttatttttattattattttttttttttacggagaagagaaaatggtaaaGGCCCACCTACCCCTGTTGCTTGTCTCTGATTCCGTTTTCTATGTAACAGATTTTGTTTATGTAATAGGCCTATATTGATAGACTCAATCCTCGTCTTTATCTAATAAAAGACTTACTCTCCTTAAGATAACGCAAACTTGAGATCTACACAAGCAATCTAATTAGACTTTTGCAGGACTGTAAAAAgctcgagataaaaaaaaaaaatttaaaaatgaaaatttgtTCCATTCTCCCACACAGCGACGGAAATTAACGAGTTTGATAAACCAGTTATTATGTAGTTTTTATGTAGTGTTTTAGTTCCTTAATTTAATAAGTCAGTCTGACCCCGAAAAATATAGAGCatatttttagatttgttttctGAATtggtgttttctttatcattgtattAATCTCGTGGATAGTAAATAGGTAATATTTTACTATTCTTAACCTGCTTGGAAACAAATTTCATATGTTACCTGAGTTGTTTGTTTGGGTGAAAATATGATCTTGCTTTTACAAATAGCTTTtgaaccgaaagagagagagagagagagagagagagagagagagagagagagagagagagaggaggaggaagagataaagagagagcaggggagggagagagagtttacaTTTATTTAAACAAGCGTTTGTATTTCAAACAGGCGAGGTAATAGGCACTTCTCAGAGAGAAACATGCTGACAGGCAGACTGCCAGAAAGTCATCATTAGCCCGGGCCAAAAAGTTCTTTGatctatattcaaacacacacacacatagcatatgtgtgtgtgcagaagttTCGAAGAAACATAGTTAGAATATACGTGTGTTTGCCATTAAGTGATTTTTCTCCCTAATATATTGATCACTGATATTCATATGTGATTTTCCACTCAGTTTCAGTCTTCAGTCTTTCAGTCTTTAAAATTTATTGCATCCTCATGTGTATTTCTCATTACACTGAATGTTCTTTTAACTTTCTTTATTCTAAACGGCGATGTTTTCCTTATGTTGTAGCCAAAATAGCCTTTAACAACTCTATATCATTCCTTCTCAATCCTCCTTTCTAAGGTTAAGATAGCATGGCTTAACGTCGACTGAAATATGTTGTATGgaatgctagttttttttttttttttttttttttttgatggaccGAAAGTAGTTTTAAGAGAATGACTGCGCTAATTGGAGATTTCTTTGTCTATcacccttttatttatctatttattttcttcatggcTAAAGAAAAATTACTTTTCA from Penaeus chinensis breed Huanghai No. 1 chromosome 39, ASM1920278v2, whole genome shotgun sequence harbors:
- the LOC125046518 gene encoding protein lozenge-like; the protein is MFTDVAMSDFVGLGGYAGGGERAWAEAMGGGGGGGEPPGDLIRTGAPNVVCSVLPPHWRSNKTLPSAFRVVALGAVQDGTVVTIRAGNDENCCAEIRNNSAIMKNQVAKFNDLRFVGRSGRGKSFLLTITISTSPPQVATYTKAIKVTVDGPREPRSKSRSSGFPWLGRPFLHPLEHLRPDPLTASLALKYNGLVDTGWAGYPPTGYPPSYLGSSLPACPSGHAHTAHHAHMPSLQSATQREVMETAAATASHHGLLSEALGGDANLALAKDLLPATPSVLPPSVSVATSLSMLGGGVSVLGGGASTIGGGANMLGAGVNVLGGGASVLGGGGGGGGGGSGMYLNPPVLPASLLYTSLCSALPHTPTSQAPPLSTPSREDLLRPSSSATGLPLPGLGGLSSLPGHPPRPPDPVWRPY